Below is a genomic region from Aricia agestis chromosome 16, ilAriAges1.1, whole genome shotgun sequence.
tttattttgctttcTCTCCTTGCTATGCGTGTGGAGTAAGAACTTTCCTCTTCCAAAGGATCGTTTATATTGCTCTGTTCTAGATTCTTCTCGACCCATTCTGCCACTCTAAGTAGCTGCTGCTTCTGTAACATCGCTGCGCTATCGTCGCTAGATAGGGAACTAGTGCTCTGCTCATTCGTGAATACTTTCTTAGTTTCGTTTACTTTCAAATGCGTCTGAGTCAAGTTGGGATATACGTTTACTATGTTCGCAGTGGACGGCTTCGGCAAAACGTTATTTTCAATGTCAGCACCCAGAGGCGGGCAATCTTTGGATATTTTTGTGTTTTCAATGGAATGTAGTTTGGACATGTCTATCTTTTTCAGGGGCCTAGCGAATTGACTATCTACTTTGCTTTGCTCATATCTATcgaagttaaatatttttatttcctgATTATCGTTTGGAGTTGGAACCTCTTCTGGCTTAGCTATTTCATTTGTTTCGTTACTGTCTGGTGTTATTTTAGGTGGGGCTATCAAGTCACTGAGTAGAGTATCAATCTCAGATACATTTTCTGGATTCCCGACTTGCGTGTTATTATTACATTCCGTACTATTGAGGAAATTGTGCGTTTTCAACGGCTGCAGAGGCGATGAAGAGACATTCAGTAGAATAGGATTAATCGTACCATTTTTCACTTCGGAACTAACCTCCTTATTGTTACTATCCACATGTACATCGATCAATGTACTCTCAACGACaacattatcatttttattcTCATCCTTACTATCGTCATTTCTATCTAAGTCGATAAAATTGTCGAGGCCGTCGGTTAGatctttaaatatattgttttcGTGGCACTTGCTCTGGCGTCTATACAGCACGGGCGGCACATCTGGTTCGGCGTTGTCTAGTAGAATATTTTTGGAGCCGGCCTGCATACGTAAGTGACAAAATCTTGGCCCGGGACCAACTTGCGTATTAGATTTATGAGTGCTTACGGTCGACTTAGCTATGGACGACGTACGACTCGCGACGCCCATTGAACCTAATGAACCCTTTCTTATAGATTTATTGGTGTCCGGCAGTAAGTATTGAGCTTCCGGTTTTACGTCTTTATCGTTAGGAAGTTCTTTAACGTGCAAGTCATGATGAGGGGCACCTTGGATGCTACTTTTCTTACTAGAAATAGAGTTCCTTGTTCTATCGCAAAGCTTATGATGTATAGATGGTTCCAGAGATATAGGCGGAGGTGCTACGACTTTCTTAACGTTAATATCTTCATTGATTTTCAAAACGTTATCTTTGGGACCGTTTAGATCGAATCTAATCTTTTCATCAGGCTTCAATAGCTCATTTATGACATCATTCGGTGTCataatttcattaatttcatGATCAACATTATTGTTTACTTTAGGAGTTTCGTCGTGCGGGAGTATGTATAAACCTGTGTTGATAGTTTTCTCGTTAACCAATGTTATTTTATGAGGGGAATCACTTCTAATACTTAGGATCGAGTTCATGGATTTTATTTCGGTGTTGCAGTGAGAGCATAGAGGTGCTTGGAATTCCCCTGTCATGAGTGTTTGAGTTGCTACAGTGTAATAGCTTTCGTTGTAACAGAACGGCTTGCTTTGAGTTTTCGAACAAGTGCACGTATCGCAGTGCTTTGTTACAGAATCTTGAATGCTGTCCTCGAGGATTTTGGACATAAGTGAAGCAGAAATATTGAATTCGTACTCACTCGCGTCGAAAGTGTCAATATCGTTACCATTCTTTGATTGGTTTGAACTGGTAGCTTTGGGTGTTTTGGACATCACATATTGGGAAACTCTCGCTTGAG
It encodes:
- the LOC121734880 gene encoding uncharacterized protein LOC121734880; this translates as MDESKKNSPCEVCRNRAGTVIFKEVELLREHLAERDTHVIALETEFLKYTKRTNDLEEQVGHWREKYERLYDSHKRVQKLNQVLEDKLLQMVDKMKGEKSQLTKDIATLSVRLAESKHNYSMLQKENERYKNDMNLAIQLLQCKPDNFVSQKLDNLPVDTQARVSQYVMSKTPKATSSNQSKNGNDIDTFDASEYEFNISASLMSKILEDSIQDSVTKHCDTCTCSKTQSKPFCYNESYYTVATQTLMTGEFQAPLCSHCNTEIKSMNSILSIRSDSPHKITLVNEKTINTGLYILPHDETPKVNNNVDHEINEIMTPNDVINELLKPDEKIRFDLNGPKDNVLKINEDINVKKVVAPPPISLEPSIHHKLCDRTRNSISSKKSSIQGAPHHDLHVKELPNDKDVKPEAQYLLPDTNKSIRKGSLGSMGVASRTSSIAKSTVSTHKSNTQVGPGPRFCHLRMQAGSKNILLDNAEPDVPPVLYRRQSKCHENNIFKDLTDGLDNFIDLDRNDDSKDENKNDNVVVESTLIDVHVDSNNKEVSSEVKNGTINPILLNVSSSPLQPLKTHNFLNSTECNNNTQVGNPENVSEIDTLLSDLIAPPKITPDSNETNEIAKPEEVPTPNDNQEIKIFNFDRYEQSKVDSQFARPLKKIDMSKLHSIENTKISKDCPPLGADIENNVLPKPSTANIVNVYPNLTQTHLKVNETKKVFTNEQSTSSLSSDDSAAMLQKQQLLRVAEWVEKNLEQSNINDPLEEESSYSTRIARRESKINRLTETLNELALNMPHPVSKFSKSYSRDARTNWVHNLSQDKHKPNAKIANVVKETIFPVESDEKTVTEVNNKYTSPNSVTESDIAKDIREVLSTQKGDKRISPEDLARMEYNVKKFLLSGPYWANPSSSARSRRTSSKTETDV